CAGGAACAGGCGCATGGTCTCGTACAGCACCGCGTGGGAGTAGTGTAGGCGAACTTGTGTGGCGATGCTCCGACGTGCTGCTACGCCGCCTTGCTTGCGAGGTCGCCCAGCCCTCTCCATCGACGAGCCGTGCGGAGCTCCTTTGCCGGCCGCATGATTCGTGGGCGCGTCGCTCGCTTTCGGTCCTTCTCACCATGCCCGCACTGCCTGTCATTCCTTCTCGACTGCCCATGCCGCGCCGCCGCCTTGCTAACGCTAGCGCTGCGCCGCACCGCCCGCCCACCAACGCGTCTGGCCCATGACGCTTGACTGCCCGTGCCACACCACCGCCTGCTCGCGCCAAGGCCACGCTCGACCGCCTGGGCACCACGCTCACCTCTGCCCCGCAAACGCGCCTTGCTGCTTGCCCGTCATCAACATGCCGATGCCCACCACCGCGCCGGCTCCCGGTAGCGTGTCAGCCCCCGGCAGGGAAGAAAGTACTATTCTACCCTTTAAATTTATTTTGGAAATAATACCTGACCCAAATATTTTTTGTTTCAGACCCACGTATTTCTAGTTCTGACCCACAATATAAGTTCCTCTATATTGGTTCTTCTTATTTTATAGACACCTGATCTATCCAAATGGATGGCTCTGCTTTTTTCCAAGCACCATAAAATTTTACTAATTATAAAGGGTTAATCAAGATATATAATTGTCATTTAACTTGTTCAACACTGGCTTCGTTGGAGTTATAATGCTCATACGTGTATATAAACCAGTCATTGTGCATGACCGTACAGGAGAGACGAGGAAGGAACTCGTGGAGCGAGGTCAACGACATTCTGGTGAGTTTTGGCATGCAATTCCTTGTTGCCTTCCTCTGTTATTCATTGAAGGATTCATAGTTTTGATGCATGCATGTAAACGCTTATAGGCATATACGAAACACACCACCATGAGTACTACTACTTGCTACGACTCGGCGACAGCCGTCCCCGCCGGCGGTGAAGTGGTTACTGCAGTGGCAtcggaagaagaagcagcagcagtTCACCAGTCGAGGAAGAACCTGAGCATGTACGCCAACCTACCTGCAGCTGAGATCATCGACTCGCTGACCCTGGAGACGCGGTTCCCGGTGCCCCATCGCCAGTATGGGGGCTTCTGGAAAGCCGAGTTCTTGCTCAAGGGCATGGCTGCCGCTGCAACTCGCGGCACGTGCTTCGAGCCAAACCCATCTGACATCTTCCTCTCCAGCTTGCCCAAGTCCGGCACCACCTGGCTCAAGGCCCTCGCGTTCGCGACGCTCAACCGCGGCACGCACCCACCGTCCAACGCCGACGGCCAGCACCCGCTTAGCCACCGCAACCCTCACGACTGTGTCAGGTTCCTCGAGCTCATGATGATCCAGGgcgtcgacgccgccgccgccgccggggcaaGCGGAGAAGAAAGAGGTTCTCCACCTCCACGGCTTATCGCGACGCACTTGCCCTGCTCATGGCTTCCCCCTGCCATCGTCACGGGCTCCGGGTGCCGGATCGTGTACGTGTGCCGGGAACCCAAGGACGTGCTGGTCTCCTACTGGACCTTCAGCGTCAAGGCGGCAGCAAAGTTtgcggccgctgccgccgccggtggcgatggcgatggcgacggcggcggtggccgggAGTCTGCCGCAGCATCAGCAGGAGTCCTGACGAGTTTTGAGGAGGCTTTCGAGCTCTTCTGCGAGGGGCGGTTCCCCGGAGGCCCCCACTGGCTGCACGCCCTGGAGTACTGGCGTGAGAGCCAGAGGCGGCCCGACGAGGTGCTGTTCCTCAGGTACGAGGACATGCTGCGAGATCCGGTAGGGAACCTCAAGAAGCTCGCCGCGTTCATGGGGTGCCCGTTCTCGGCGGAGGAGGAGAAGGCCGGTGGGGTGGTGGATCAGATCGTGGAGCTCTGCAGCTTGGACAACCTCAGGAGCATGGAGGTGAACAAGAACGGGAGTACGACAGTGCTCGGGGTCACGAATGATGCCTTCTTCAGGAAGGGCCAGGTCGGTGACTGGAGAAACTACATGACGCCGGACATGGCGGCGAGGCTGGATAAGGCTGTTGAGGAGGCCACTCGAGGTTCTGGGCTCACCTTTGCCGACTCCATCGAAGTGTAATTAATAAGCTTAATTTCACACCATGTTATTAATGGAGGTGACCTTTGTATTGAGGTTCACCTTTGTATTCGAGGTTCTGGGCTCACCTTTGCCGACTCCATCGAGGTTCTGTGCTCAACTTTGTATGGATCAATTTGGCGCTTTGCATGCATGCCTCACGCATACGGCCAGGAGGCTTCTTTCAATGGAGATGACATTTCCATAGACAGCGAGGCACATAGTCTACTCCTGTATGATAAGTGGTGTGTGTAAGTGTTTGTGGTTGTACAAGAAAAGAGGCATCGCCCTACTTCTTTTACAATAAAATTATGTTCCTTATTATTCCAGAAAAAAAAAGTGGTTTGCACAAAATTTGTTAAATAATCATTGGGACAAGTGACTACAAACTGCAGTTATACGGAGTTTAATGTTATGTACGGGGTTTAATGAGAGGAAACACACATATATCAATGTCTAGTGTTTAATTAGAGTAAATTCAAGATGCAGATCAAAATGGAGGCGAAGACCAAGAGCCATCCAAGTGAAGCTGCTGGCGGCTTTTTGTGTTCTCTGTGATGATAATCTGTAATGAAGTGTGGTTTCTCTATGGTTGGCGCGTGGTAGTAGTCTGGTTTAGCTTGTTACTCTTGTTTCGGTCTTGCTTCTTCTAGCGCTCCTTTGCTCCTTTTGCTATCTGAACAACCTAAACTCTGTATTTCTGTTATTTCGATAATGGAAATGGGGATGTCCTTGGTtcgaaaaaaatagagaaaacacacatatatcacagtcTAGTGTTATCGGTCATTCAAATGTTTAATGTCCTCCAACAACCGCGTGTTCAGAGCCCATGAAACAACTGACGCTAGGCATAACATGAATCGAGTGTTTTGACAGCATCCAGcacacactactggaaacagcaacattgccgagggcaaaagactttgccgagggcctgatttcgggcactcggcaaatcgtttctttgccgagggccgccctcggcgAATCTTAGCCCTCGGCAACGGCTCGTTCGCCGAGGGCCCGACCCTCGGCAATCAACGACCCACGGCAAAGGCCcacctttgccgagggtcgggccCTCGGCACAGTACCGCCTCTCGGCGACCTCGGCCGAGCGTGACGGCGGCACCGgccgtcagcctttgccgagggctcggcgttaggccctcggcaaagaatttggaaataaaaaaataaaactctttgccgagggcccgttgtacaggccctcggcaaatattttgAACGGGATGGCGCCGGcggaaataaaaaagaaaacatctttgccgagggccttggatgttggccctcggcaaagaaattaaataaaaaaataaaaaaaatctttgccgagggctctggatctaggccctcggcaaagagggcccCCATATAAAAAAGGGAACGGCCGGGCGGGCGGCCTTATCCCAAGCCGCGCCCGCCCGAGCCGCCACTGCCGCTggtcagccgccgccgccgccgcgcacgccaccgcgcgctcggccgccgcgaggacgccgccgccgcgcgcttgcccgccgccgccgcgcaggccgccgccgcgcacgccaCACCGCGAGGAGCCAACGGGAGGAGGGGGACCCAAACGATCGGGACGCCGGAGGAGGAGCAGCGCCGTTCCGCTTCGCCGGAGCAACAACCGCGGGCGCGGAGAGGCCCGCCCGCCAGCAAGCGCAGGCGCAGGTAACCGCAACccctctcctcctcccctcccctcccctcccctccgcggCGCCGGCGGTGACACGCACGCGGGGCTCGCCTTACGCACCGCGCGCGGCAGGCAGTACGGCGCCCGGCGGCTGCCTGCTCGCCTCGCCGCCCAGACGCAGCGCGTGTGTGCGTGGTTGTCGCGAGTCGTTTCCTTCTGGGGGGGGGGGTCTCAGTCAGATCCCGTGGCCTCTGCTCTGCGATGCCTCAGTAGGAGGTAAGTGCCCGTTTCAATCTTAGACGAGTGCGGATTCGGCCAGCGCAGTCCAAATTGGTCGTTTTACTCCGCCCCTCCTAGATTTTGGTCCTGGATCCTGCACTTGGATGGAGGGGGCGTGGGAAATCCATCCCTGTAGTTGGAGATATAAATGAAAATGTTGAtattttttattatataaaaatatCAAATGTTATAGTAGACATTGACGATGTGATTGTTGTTGTGTTTGTCCGTCGGTCCATCTAACGCTGAGCCTCCAATGGTGTTTGGCCTCGAGCCCTCCACCTAGTGTTGGATGGTCCAGTTCCCATAGAAGCCAAATACAAAGATGGCGCTTTCATTGGGACAAGAACATGACCCTCGCCGCCTAGCCTAGGTAGCCCCCTACTGCACAGGGGCACAAACACGTGTGCCTCCTTGCGGCCAACCTGCCGGTCACCTTGACGTCTTCTTGGTTCTTGCACTCTGTTCATTATGATGTACTGCCTTTCATTATGATTAATCTAGCTAACCGTTACAAGTAGGTGTTTGATTATTGGCATGATAATTAACGAAATGAAAGTACGCTGATGAACACATTGTTCAGTAGAGCGTGTAAATTTAGGATTTACTGGTTCAGTACTTTTCTGCAGTTGCACTTGTTTTATTCACTGTCTAAGCGGGTCATGTTTTGAAGCAATTACTTGGGCATGCAATGCAGGTGGTTCTGGATAACGGCCTCGTCTGGACGACCTTGCCGTCACCTTCACTTCCCCGTCCCTCGGTCGAGTAGAAGGTAAAACCAtgggttgtcggccatcgcgccGTTTTTTGATGTGGATGGCCTTCGTGCCTCccattgttgatgtgtcggcctttgTGCCGTGAATGTGGGTGTTGGCCATCGAGCcgattttttttgcaggttttggaaacctccccgtacaggggaggttctgccgaaatttttaacttatacCCTTTTTTTTTGCAGAGCAAAGGACGTCAAAGGAGCTTCAGAGTAGTCGATTGTCCTCGTCGGCGCTGCGACTCTCCACTgccccgactcgccactgccccgctacccTGTCTCCACCGCCACCTTAGGTATAAACAACCTCTACTCCTGTATCTTTGTCGTAGACTGCGTaaaccagttaggcgtctcccgtccgaaagagatacggttggaggcatgcagaggcactttgggcaactcTCATGAATACAGAGAAAtctaaggacaatgttaaggctagagtggacctggcgacgttgtgcgataggaaaaaacaagagatgcaacctcctagtggTCGAAACAAGAAGTGGAAAAAGCCTAAGGTGGATTTCGTCTTGAAAATAGATGCCAGGAGGgaagtacttcaatggatcaAGAACTTGATGTTCCCAGATGGCTATGCCGCtaatctgagcaggggagtgaacttaggcactttgcgagtcaacgggatgaagagtcatgccGATGCCTGGACAATGATCGTGGCTAGGTGGTTTACGCCGGCCTACATAGAGAAGCACGAGTCTCAGCGGGCACTGCGTATGCTCAGGCCAGCTgccactcaccatcaaggcagcaggAGTCTCCCCGGATTCAAATcggcatatgtaagtgatttttCTTCTATTTAGTTTCACGCTTAACGTATgcctgattgctcaccacctgccgcctttctcgcaggaggctgcgcacccggacGAGGATGTCTCGATGTTCacggcgtgggctatgtcccaccagACCAGGGTGGCCGGCGACGTCACCTGGGACCCGGCTGCCCCTCGCGAGGCATACTCCGACCctaacgtgtacactaaagtccaggaGTACACGTCGGCGGTACAGCAGCGGCACGGGCCAGAGTACGACGTCCGCACCGAGCCCATTGATGCCGAGGCCATCATGAGGCTCGGTGGCGGCAGGAAGCACGGCCGGACGTGGATTGCGAACGCCGCCATCGACCCCACCACTGTTCCCACTCTGAGCCAgctccgagcacagagcacgagttccagccagcccatacgctcacggCCTACTCCGACACTGCAGCGGGTCGATGCGCTCGAGGTAATtattgttttactcgtcgtaaattaatattctcacacttgagttagttttgcattactgaaatattggagtgcaatattgcaggcccagaacAACGAGAAGACGGCGCAGATCACGGCCCTCACTGCTCGGCTGGAGGCTGAGCAGGCCGCTCGGCAGGCCCAGGAGGTCAGGATTGCAGAAATGATGCAAATCATGCAAGCTCTTGGGCAGAAGACGGGTGTGCCTGTGCAGATGTCAGCTCCTCCGCCTCAGGTGCCGCACGCgtttgcagctactcctgtaagcgtTAAAGTTCACTTCTCGCTTGTGTGACATAGAAACCCAGAGAACACTAGCTACTGATTTGCTTGTATGACATAGAAACCCAGACAACACTAGCTATAAAAATTTTGATAGGTTTCTGTCTAAATACTAAAACTGTAGTCCTAGAATAATTACTGCAATCTCACATAAGCATATAATTgtttgtgcagcctcagtcggcggGTTCCAATAACCCCCCTCGTGCGTCACCTGATTCTGGAGGCTTCGTTACACCACCCTCGACGCAGAGGCCAGACGGTTGGGAAGGTTGGTGACGCAGAGGCCAGACGGTTGGAGAGGTTGGCCAGCCTCAGTCGGATTTGAACTTGTGGACTTGACACTTGAGTTAGATTGTGGACTTATGGAATTGTTGAATTTGGACTTGTGATGATACATGTGATatctgtgagatatatgtgatatttgtgagatatatgtgatgattGTGATATTTGTGGGATATTTCTGctgttgaatatatatatatatatattttgcatGGAAAGCAAGAAACAGGTGGGATGCTGAAAATTTTcactggtctttgccgagggccttgaccatagccctcggcaaagaaaatcccaggaaaaattaaaaacaggtctttgccgagggccttaaccatagccctcggcaaagaaattcccagaaaaaattaaaaagtaggtctttgccgagggttttgaacacagccctcggtaaagaaattccgagacaaaaataaaaacgtagctctttgccgagggccttagatatagctctcggcaaagaaattccgagaaaaaaaaaagaaaataggtctttgccgagggcctgtatgtcagccctcggcaaagaagccgtggAAAATAACCGCGTACCTAACGGCTACTTTACTTTGCCGAGGGTCGCcgttagccctcggcaaatactttgccgagtgcccgataaaaggccctcggcaaagagtccttCGCCGACGTTTTTTTTCCCGAGGGTTCTTcaccgagggctgccctcggcaaatccttcGCCGACGGTTgaagagcctttgccgagggcttcaggccctcggcaaagaccctgcgTCCAGTAGTGACACAAATTTTGAACCATCGGATTTTAATCTGATGTGTTCTTGAATTTTGCTGTTTTGTTGTCTATGTGGGCCGGTTGCCTAGGTATAAAACATTGCATTCGTAGTCTTTATCAGGCCGAGGTGTTCATGTCTAAATATGTACTGTGTTGTTTCCTATTTTTGTTGTGCGTACTACGAGCACGTATAAATATCATTTTTCAGTTCCTGGTCTATAGGTTCATTGTTTATACATGGCAACTGTCAATAGGGCCGATGTTGTTACTTGATGTTTTACTGCATTTTCGACTATGCTCC
This sequence is a window from Miscanthus floridulus cultivar M001 chromosome 10, ASM1932011v1, whole genome shotgun sequence. Protein-coding genes within it:
- the LOC136485847 gene encoding uncharacterized protein isoform X2, coding for MLRPAATHHQGSRSLPGFKSAYEAAHPDEDVSMFTAWAMSHQTRVAGDVTWDPAAPREAYSDPNVYTKVQEYTSAVQQRHGPEYDVRTEPIDAEAIMRLGGGRKHGRTWIANAAIDPTTVPTLSQLRAQSTSSSQPIRSRPTPTLQRVDALEAQNNEKTAQITALTARLEAEQAARQAQEVRIAEMMQIMQALGQKTGVPVQMSAPPPQPQSAGSNNPPRASPDSGGFVTPPSTQRPDGWEGW
- the LOC136485847 gene encoding uncharacterized protein isoform X1, with translation MLRPAATHHQGSRSLPGFKSAYEAAHPDEDVSMFTAWAMSHQTRVAGDVTWDPAAPREAYSDPNVYTKVQEYTSAVQQRHGPEYDVRTEPIDAEAIMRLGGGRKHGRTWIANAAIDPTTVPTLSQLRAQSTSSSQPIRSRPTPTLQRVDALEAQNNEKTAQITALTARLEAEQAARQAQEVRIAEMMQIMQALGQKTGVPVQMSAPPPQVPHAFAATPPQSAGSNNPPRASPDSGGFVTPPSTQRPDGWEGW
- the LOC136485846 gene encoding cytosolic sulfotransferase 5-like; the encoded protein is MTVQERRGRNSWSEVNDILAYTKHTTMSTTTCYDSATAVPAGGEVVTAVASEEEAAAVHQSRKNLSMYANLPAAEIIDSLTLETRFPVPHRQYGGFWKAEFLLKGMAAAATRGTCFEPNPSDIFLSSLPKSGTTWLKALAFATLNRGTHPPSNADGQHPLSHRNPHDCVRFLELMMIQGVDAAAAAGASGEERGSPPPRLIATHLPCSWLPPAIVTGSGCRIVYVCREPKDVLVSYWTFSVKAAAKFAAAAAAGGDGDGDGGGGRESAAASAGVLTSFEEAFELFCEGRFPGGPHWLHALEYWRESQRRPDEVLFLRYEDMLRDPVGNLKKLAAFMGCPFSAEEEKAGGVVDQIVELCSLDNLRSMEVNKNGSTTVLGVTNDAFFRKGQVGDWRNYMTPDMAARLDKAVEEATRGSGLTFADSIEV